The following are encoded together in the Zingiber officinale cultivar Zhangliang chromosome 8A, Zo_v1.1, whole genome shotgun sequence genome:
- the LOC122010810 gene encoding uncharacterized protein LOC122010810, translating to MKTLFKSQDLWDLIDKGFNDEDADEGQLKENIKKDLKALFILQQVVHETIFSRIATASFFKEACEILQKELQGSSKMIAVKLQTLGSEFEALLMKGNEILQDFLSRVILIISQMRFYGEKITDAIIVSKVLRSLTPKYDYIVTMIEEAKDLSILPFDELMGSLQAHEARRNISTEKNEEKAFQASQVKGEIEKKEDFASKGHGRGGFHGRGRGKGRNHFNVQEKQFKEDQKWNKNCIQCYGCKRFGHRQIAEMAHKQTM from the coding sequence ATGAAGACTCTATTTAAATCTCAAGATCTTTGGGATTTAATAGATAAAGGTTTTAACGATGAGGATGCCGATGAAGGTCAATTAAAGGAGAACATAAAGAAAGATTTGAAGGCACTGTTCATTCTTCAACAAGTAGTACATGAGACGATTTTCTCAAGAATTGCAACTGCCTCATTTTTCAAAGAAGCATGCGAAATATTGCAGAAAGAACTCCAAGGCTCCTCCAAGATGATAGCAGTGAAACTCCAGACTCTCGGAAGTGAGTTTGAGGCCTTGCTTATGAAGGGTAATGAAATTTTACAAGACTTTTTATCTAGAGTAATTTTGATTATCAGTCAAATGAGATTTTATGGAGAAAAGATCACTGATGCAATTATTGTTTCGAAAGTTTTGCGAAGTTTGACTCCTAAATATGATTACATAGTAACTATGATCGAGGAGGCAAAAGATCTCTCAATTTTACCTTTTGATGAACTAATGGGTTCTTTGCAAGCTCATGAGGCAAGGCGAAATATATCCACTGAGAAGAATGAAGAAAAGGCATTTCAGGcttctcaagtgaagggggagatagaaaaaaaggaagactTCGCTAGCAAGGGCCATGGAAGAGGAGGTTTTCATGGTAGAGGACGTGGTAAAGGAAGAAACCATTTTAATGTACAAGAGAAGCAATTTAAAGAGGATCAAAAATGGAATAAAAATTGCATTCAGTGTTATGGCTGCAAAAGATTTGGGCATAGGCAAATTGCAGAAATGGCTCACAAGCAAACTATGTGA